The following are encoded in a window of Dictyostelium discoideum AX4 chromosome 6 chromosome, whole genome shotgun sequence genomic DNA:
- the rer1 gene encoding hypothetical protein (retention in endoplasmic reticulum 1 homolog) — MPTTIDEGLPAPHNFVSFTTLIARKYQNLIEKTISFIPQRWAFVGFLSFLYILRVSLSSGGWYVITYALGIFLLTRFIAFLSPKWDPELEEDSGDSLPTTLNRNDDEAKPFIRRLPEFLFWHSIFKALFISIFCTFIPFLDLPVFWPILLLYFIIIFSVTMKKQIKHMIKYKYIPFTVGKKTYTKNNS; from the exons atgcCAACAACAATCGACGAAGGTTTACCAGCACCACATAATTTTGTATCTTTTACAACTTTAATAGCAagaaaatatcaaaatttaattgaaaaaacaatttcattCATTCCACAAAGATGGGCATTTGTTGGTT TTTTATCATTCCTTTATATACTTAGAGTATCATTATCAAGTGGTGGTTGGTATGTTATTACCTACGCCCTTGGTATATTTCTATTGACACGTTTCATTGCATTTTTATCACCAAAATGGGATCCAGAACTTGAAGAAGATTCAGGTGATTCATTACCAACTACACTCAATAGAAATGATGACGAAGCAAAACCATTCATTAGAAGATTACCAGAGTTCCTTTTCTG gCACTCAATTTTCAAagcattatttatttcaattttctGCACCTTTATTCCATTTTTAGATTTACCAGTATTTTGGccaattcttttattatatttcatcattatcttttCCGTTACTATGAAGAAACAAATTAAACATAtgattaaatataaatatattccATTCACAGTTGGAAAGAAAACttatacaaaaaataatagctAA
- the lst8 gene encoding WD40 repeat-containing protein, which yields MPGIILATASYDHTIKFWDPPSGGCYRSIDCGEFHINRLEITHDKLYIAAAGNPQTRLFEVNTNNNSPAMSFDGHKGNVTGVGFQKEGKWMYTGSEDGTVKIWDLKAPGCQRDYECSAPVNTVVLHPNQAELISGDQNGSIRVWDLISNTCSRELVPDGEVGITSLTISSDGGLVVASNTKGKCFVWRLGEDDTSRFEPLQKIEAHNAPILKTLFSPDTKLLATCSADHTVKIWNTKKFNVVQTLNGHQRWVWDCAFSNDSAYLVTGSSDHLSRLWDLHQGDAVKTYSGHIKAVNAVALNDLPR from the exons ATGCCAGGTATTATATTGGCAACAGCATCTTATGATCacacaattaaattttgggACCCACCCAGTGGTGGATGTTATAGATCAATTGATTGTGGTGAATTT cataTAAATAGATTAGAGATTACACATGATAAACTTTATATAGCAGCAGCAGGTAACCCACAAACAAGATTGTTTGAAgtcaatacaaataataattcaccagCAATGAGTTTTGATGGTCATAAAGGTAATGTAACTGGTGTTGGTTTCCAAAAAGAAGGTAAATGGATGTATACTGGTTCAGAAGATGGAACTGTTAAAATTTGGGATTTAAA agcACCAGGATGTCAAAGAGATTATGAATGTAGTGCACCAGTTAATACAGTAGTTTTACATCCAAATCAAGCAGAATTAATATCAGGTGATCAAAATGGGTCAATTAGAGTTTGGgatttaatatcaaataCATGTAGTAGAGAATTAGTACCAGATGGTGAAGTTGGTATAACATCATTGACCATATCAAGTGATGGTGGTTTAGTGGTTGCATCAAATACTAAAGGAAAATGTTTTGTTTGGAGATTGGGTGAAGATGATACATCAAGATTTGAACCATTACAAAAGATTGAAGCACACAATGCACCAATCCTAAAGACATTGTTTAGTCCAGACACAAAGTTATTGGCAACTTGTTCAGCTGATCATACCGTTAAAATTTGGAATACAAAGAAATTCAATGTAGTTCAAACCTTGAATGGTCATCAAAGATGGGTTTGGGATTGTGCTTTCTCAAATGATTCAGCTTATTTAGTAACTGGATCAAGTGATCATTTATCAAGACTCTGGGATCTTCATCAAGGTGATGCTGTTAAAACTTATTCTGGTCATATTAAAGCTGTAAATGCTGTTGctttaaatgatttaccaagataa
- the cyc1 gene encoding cytochrome c1 has product MFSQKLLANGKLLSKLAIVSGVVGTATAITTSTTLLSDDFVQPTSYPWEHRFPWQSYDHAAIRRGHQVYTQVCSTCHSLNLISYRHLANVAYTPEELKAMAADTTVMDGPDSEGDMFERKGQVTDFHPKPYPNSNAARFANNGALPPDLSLVIKARGAHEDYVFSLLTGYCEPPAGVRVVGGQYFNPYFPGTKIAMAPPLADGMVEYDDGTDNSMSQMAKDVSTFLCWASEPEHDDRKKLGMKVLLGVSIIALPLFYWKRLKWSVIKTRKISFKD; this is encoded by the exons ATGTTTTCTCAAAAATTGCTTGCAAAT gGTAAATTATTAAGTAAATTAGCAATTGTTAGTGGTGTTGTAGGTACAGCAACAGCAATTACTACATCAACAACTCTTTTATCAGATGATTTTGTTCAACCAACCTCATACCCATGGGAACATCGTTTCCCATGGCAATCATATGATCACGCAGCAATTCGTCGTGGTCATCAAGTTTACACTCAAGTCTGTAGCACATGTCAcagtttaaatttaatttcttatcGTCATTTAGCAAATGTTGCATATACCCCAGAGGAATTGAAAGCAATGGCTGCTGATACCACCGTTATGGATGGTCCAGATTCTGAAGGTGATATGTTTGAACGTAAAGGTCAAGTCACCGATTTCCATCCAAAACCATACCCAAATTCAAACGCAGCTCGTTTCGCAAACAATGGTGCCCTCCCACCAGATCTTTCATTAGTTATTAAAGCCCGTGGTGCCCATGAGGATTATGTATTCTCATTATTAACTGGTTATTGTGAACCACCAGCTGGTGTACGTGTTGTTGGTGGTCAATACTTTAATCC atACTTCCCAGGTACTAAAATTGCTATGGCCCCACCACTTGCTGATGGTATGGTCGAATATGATGATGGTACTGATAACTCGATGTCACAAATGGCAAAGGATGTTTCCACTTTCCTTTGTTGGGCATCTGAACCAGAACATGACGATAGAAAGAAATTAGGTATGAAAGTTCTCCTTGGTGTTTCCATCATTGCTCTCCCACTTTTCTACTGGAAGAGATTAAAATGGAGTGTTATCAAAACAAGAAAGATTTCATTCaaagattaa
- the ube2v gene encoding hypothetical protein: MTTIPRNFVLLEELESGEKSTGDGTISYGLESPDDILLSSWIGTIIGPQNTPFDNRFYSLKLYCDKDYPNKPPTVRFTTKINIGCVNQQNGVVDPKNLPILSNWTSKNRIQNILSELRREMSSSSNKKLVQPPEGANF; this comes from the exons atgacaACAATACCAcgtaattttgttttattagaAGAATTAGAATCAGGTGAAAAATCAACAGGTGATGGTACCATTAGTTATGGTTTAGAAAGTCCAgatgatattttattaagtTCTTGGATTGGTACCATTATTGGACCACAAAAT ACACCATTTGATAATAGATTTTATagtttaaaactttattgtGATAAAGATTATCCAAATAAACCACCAACAGTTAGATTCACAACTAAAATCAATATTGGTTGCGTTAATCAACAAAATGGAGTTGTAGATCCAAAAAATTTACCAATCTTATCAAATTGGACCTCAAAAAATagaattcaaaatattttatcagAACTTAGACGTGAAATGAGCTCTTCCTCAAATAAAAAGTTAGTTCAACCACCAGAAGGTgctaatttctaa
- the mdhB gene encoding malate dehydrogenase, with protein MNKILTRSFSTGANFFASGKGKAPVRVAITGASGQIGYQLLFRIASGDMLGKDQPIILQCLELPGAMNSLKGVSMELDDCAFPLLKGIVQSDKPEEAFAGADYALLVGARPRSKGMERGDLLKANAEIFSVQGKALDKSANRDTLRVLVVGNPANTNALIAARNAPNIDPKRFSAMTRLDHNRGLAQLADKTGSAVTDIEKFCIWGNHSATQYPDINFGTVKGKSLVDTINDQKWVKDNFIPTVQQRGAAIIAARGLSSAASAASAAIDHMRDWTYGTNGQWTSMAIYSEGEYGADKGLYFSFPVIVDNKGKYEIVKGLKLDQFSQERFDATRKELLSEMDGVKELLP; from the coding sequence atgaataaaattttaactcGTAGTTTTAGTACTGGTGCAAATTTCTTTGCCTCTGGTAAAGGTAAAGCACCAGTTAGAGTTGCCATTACTGGTGCCAGTGGTCAAATTggttatcaattattattcaGAATTGCCAGTGGTGATATGTTAGGTAAAGATCAACCAATCATTCTCCAATGTTTAGAATTACCAGGTGCAATGAACTCATTAAAAGGTGTTTCAATGGAATTGGATGATTGTGCATTCCCATTGCTCAAAGGTATTGTTCAAAGTGATAAACCAGAGGAAGCATTCGCTGGTGCAGACTATGCATTATTAGTTGGTGCTCGTCCAAGAAGCAAGGGTATGGAGCGTGGTGACCTTTTAAAAGCAAATGCTGAAATTTTCTCTGTTCAAGGTAAAGCATTAGACAAAAGTGCTAATCGTGACACTTTAAGAGTTTTAGTTGTAGGTAACCCAGCCAATACCAACGCATTAATTGCCGCCCGTAATGCACCAAATATTGACCCAAAACGTTTCTCTGCCATGACTCGTTTAGATCACAACAGAGGTTTAGCTCAATTAGCCGATAAAACTGGTTCAGCCGTAActgatattgaaaaattcTGCATTTGGGGTAACCACTCTGCCACCCAATACCCAGATATTAACTTTGGTACCGTCAAAGGTAAATCACTCGTAGATACCATCAACGATCAAAAATGGGTTAAAGATAACTTTATTCCAACCGTTCAACAAAGAGGTGCCGCTATTATTGCTGCCCGTGGTTTATCATCAGCTGCCTCTGCTGCTTCAGCTGCCATCGATCACATGAGAGATTGGACCTATGGTACCAATGGTCAATGGACCTCTATGGCCATTTACTCTGAAGGTGAATATGGTGCCGATAAAGGTCTCTACTTCTCTTTCCCAGTCATTGTAGATAACAAAGGTAAATACGAAATCGTTAAAGGTCTTAAACTTGATCAATTCTCTCAAGAACGTTTCGATGCTACTcgtaaagaattattatcagAAATGGATGGtgttaaagaattattaccataa
- a CDS encoding hypothetical protein (Beta-hydroxybutyrate dehydrogenase): MNFLIKKLTNNTNNKQFIQSTIRYYSTNQNGRMEKKVCFVTGGASGIGLGIVERFVKEGGKVAIVDLDKTKADNASKELNQRFPGSTISVECDVSNEEQVSKGIKDTVERFGGLDVIVSNAGLQHIETLETVELATWRKMMAVHLDGAFLCTKYAMQEFKKDIKRGGTILYMGSVHSKYASEYKIPYVTAKHGLEGLCRGVAREGAKHNIRANLICPGFVLTPLVKNQIPDLAKKFNITEEQVTKNILLKETVDGEFTTVEDVAEVAVNFSSIPNKCLTGQSLLVSHGWIME, from the coding sequence atgaattttttaattaaaaaattaacaaataatacaaataataaacaatttattcAATCAACCATTAGATATTATAGTACAAATCAAAATGGTAGaatggaaaaaaaagtttgtttTGTAACAGGTGGAGCATCAGGTATTGGTTTAGGAATTGTTGAAAGATTTGTTAAAGAAGGTGGTAAAGTTGCAATTGTAGATTTAGATAAAACCAAAGCTGATAATGCatcaaaagaattaaatcaacGTTTTCCAGGATCAACGATTTCTGTTGAATGTGATGTATCAAATGAGGAACAAGTTTCAAAGGGTATTAAAGACACAGTTGAAAGATTTGGTGGATTGGATGTGATTGTGTCGAATGCAGGTTTACAACATATTGAAACATTAGAAACCGTTGAATTGGCAACTTGGAGAAAAATGATGGCCGTTCATTTAGATGGCGCTTTCTTATGTACAAAATATGCAATGcaagaatttaaaaaggaTATTAAACGTGGTGGTACAATTCTATATATGGGTAGTGTTCATAGTAAATATGCATCAGAATACAAAATACCATATGTAACTGCCAAACATGGTTTGGAAGGTTTATGTCGTGGTGTCGCTCGTGAAGGTGCAAAACATAACATTCGtgcaaatttaatttgtcCAGGTTTCGTACTTACTCCATTggttaaaaatcaaattccaGATTTAGCAAAGAAATTCAATATCACTGAAGAACAAGTCACTAAAAATATCCTTTTAAAAGAAACTGTTGATGGTGAATTCACAACAGTTGAAGATGTTGCTGAAGTTGCTGTTAACTTTTCTTCAATTCCAAATAAATGTTTAACTGGTCAATCATTATTAGTTAGTCATGGTTGGATTatggaataa
- the med4 gene encoding hypothetical protein: protein MNKRINEVSGRPIGEYLSRDISDFQRVSRTLFECFSSLATGATLNSQQLQQIQLPIDQISNNATPNMVLQLMNHLIDVDKIYQNTLKKLEKHQKIQKEITEIQKEIEEKDKLISTLALNLKDIESFLENELSQDNVNINNGNASDGIVNEVLIDLKQPDDAASMDNIVNREVSPEDLISYAHKISGTTSAPFGYQPNAPLASLFKPPAPQDEMMRSSVLFTKPPPHVLKYYGLAEIDVTTPTMAANISSPFSIGGNVGDVTTPTSKEQEDQQQQQQQQQPQQQLSQSQQSQQQTESELQPIQSILQPPQQLNIDLDLNPDLDSSGDDDDEDDDDEESEEVEWD, encoded by the exons atgaataaaagaataaatgaAGTTAGTGGTAGACCTATAGGAGAATATCTTTCAAGAGATATATCAGATTTTCAGAGAGTTTCAAGGACACTATTTGAATGTTTTTCATCATTAGCAACAGGTGCAACATTAAATTcccaacaattacaacaaattcaattaccaattgatcaaatatcaaataatgcAACACCTAATATGGTATTACAATTaatgaatcatttaattgatgttgataaaatttatcaaaatactttaaaaaaac ttgaaaaacatcaaaaaattcaaaaagaaattacaGAAAtacaaaaagaaattgaagaaaaagataaattaatatcaacattagcattaaatttaaaagatattgaatcatttttaGAGAATGAATTATCACAAGACaatgtaaatataaataatggtaatgcaAGTGATGGTATTGTTAATGAGGttttaatagatttaaaGCAACCAGATGACGCAGCATCAATGGATAATATAGTGAATAGAGAGGTATCACCAGAGGATTTAATATCTTATGCACATAAAATTAGTGGTACCACATCTGCACCATTTGGATACCAACCAAATGCACCATTGGCTTCACTATTTAAACCACCTGCACCACAAGATGAAATGATGAGATCATCAGTACTCTTTACAAAACCACCACCTcatgttttaaaatattatggTTTAGCTGAAATCGATgttacaacaccaacaatgGCTGCAAATATTTcttcaccattttcaattggtgGTAATGTTGGTGATGTTACAACACCAACTTCAAAAGAACAAGAAGatcagcagcaacaacaacaacaacaacaacctcaacaacaattatcacaatcacaacaatcacaacaacaaactgaATCAGAATTACAACCAATTCAAAGTATATTACAACCTccacaacaattaaatatagATTTAGATTTGAATCCAGATTTAGATTCaagtggtgatgatgatgatgaagatgacgACGATGAAGAAAGTGAAGAAGTTGAAtgggattaa